One stretch of Astatotilapia calliptera chromosome 3, fAstCal1.2, whole genome shotgun sequence DNA includes these proteins:
- the pkmyt1 gene encoding membrane-associated tyrosine- and threonine-specific cdc2-inhibitory kinase → MSVAVETTVPRVALPLPTHFSHAEQSFSLKKRRLPFSSSSTSNSSYYSPARLSNSLPPLPPSKGCPPLSRMFPQHQSPWTPLSNSLSKSPNSAYDPSKQQSYFNQCFTNLGLLGRGSFGEVYKVQSNRDGRQYAVKRSAQRFRGNSERNRSVREARNHEHLCPHPHILNFVAAWEECGRLYIQTELCSTSLLHHAENQPPGPDEPAAWAYLCDLLSALQHLHSHGFVHLDLKPANVLITASGRLKLGDFGLLLELKQMGAAGEKSKDDVQEGDPRYMAPELLRGEYGPAADVFSLGVSILELACNIEVPNGGEGWQQLRRGCLPTEFTNGLSEELQTVLQMMLAPEPSERPTVSELLALPSVRKRRWRRRMYLMAAETMLTLASLCQIVVSFGCRFLSFFRLPFLPHWNNPAPCTPPKDSWDRDLTLPLSAMHTDSGTPEEDAVFFHPTDPELSPTFSQRVKSRLSVESTSTPLPGSPMRYHQSPAHTPTHSNLSGWFSCKLAQTPSSIHTNGSCRTLTPKVSPIHAELDADSFQSLHSPSTKSSQRRGRNWVQVEEVVPPRPSLEPKNLLSLFEETALEGER, encoded by the exons ATGTCTGTGGCGGTGGAAACTACAGTGCCGAGGGTGGCTCTCCCTCTTCCAACCCACTTCTCCCACGCGGAGCAGTCCTTCTCTCTCAAAAAGCGCCGGCTGCCTTTTTCCTCGTCGTCTACGTCAAACTCATCCTACTATTCCCCTGCTCGTCTCTCAAATTCTTTGCCTCCGCTGCCACCGTCTAAAGGATGCCCCCCGCTGAGCAGAATGTTTCCTCAGCATCAATCCCCCTGGACACCCCTGTCTAATTCTCTCAGTAAATCTCCAAATTCTGCGTATGATCCCAGCAAACAGCAGTCCTACTTCAATCAGTGCTTTACTAACTTGGGCCTGCTGGGGAGGGGATCATTTGGAGAAGTTTACAAG gTGCAAAGCAACAGAGATGGTCGTCAGTACGCAGTCAAACGCTCTGCTCAGCGCTTCAGGGGTAACAGTGAGAGGAATCGGAGCGTCAGGGAAGCCAGGAATCACGAGCACCTGTGTCCTCACCCTCATATTTTGAACTTCGTGGCTGCCTGGGAGGAGTGCGGCCGACTCTACATCCAGACAGAGCTGTGCAGCACCAGCTTGCTGCATCACGCTGAGAACCAGCCTCCTGGCCCAG ACGAGCCTGCTGCTTGGGCCTACCTGTGCGATCTCCTCTCAGCACTGCAGCACTTACACTCTCATGGCTTCGTGCATCTGGACCTCAAGCCCGCCAACGTCCTCATCACCGCCTCTGGTCGTCTGAAGCTGGGCGATTTCGGGCTGCTGCTTGAGCTCAAACAGATGGGAGCTGCAGGGGAGAAATCAAAGGACGATGTTCAGGAGGGTGATCCCAGATACATGGCCCCCGAGCTGCTGCGTGGGGAGTATGGACCTGCTGCAGATGTTTTCAG tttgggGGTTTCCATACTGGAGCTTGCTTGTAATATCGAGGTTCCAAATGGTGGCGAGGGGTGGCAGCAGCTCAGGCGAGGCTGTCTCCCCACAGAGTTTACCAACG GCCTGTCAGAGGAGCTTCAGACAGTCCTTCAGATGATGCTGGCCCCAGAGCCGTCTGAGAGACCCACAGTCTCTGAGCTTCTTGCCCTCCCCTCTGTTAGGAAACGCAGGTGGAGGAGACGCATGTATCTTATGGCTGCTGAGACGATGCTGACACTGGCCTCCCTGTGTCAG ATCGTAGTCTCCTTTGGGTGTAGATTCCTCTCCTTCTTTCGCTTGCCCTTCCTCCCTCATTGGAACAATCCAGCTCCCTGCACTCCTCCTAAAGACAGTTGGGACAGGGATTTAACCCTGCCTCTCAGTGCCATGCATACTGACTCCGGGACCCCAGAAGAGGATGCAGTGTTTTTTCATCCCACAGACCCAGAACTGTCCCCCACCTTCTCACAAAG GGTAAAATCCAGATTGTCTGTAGAGAGCACATCCACGCCTCTCCCGGGCTCGCCAATGCGCTATCACCAGAGTCCTGCCCACACACCCACTCACTCAAATCTTAGTGGCTGGTTCTCATGTAAACTTGCTCAGACCCCTTCCAGCATCCACACTAATGGCTCCTGCCGCACACTGACACCTAAAGTGAGTCCCATACATGCCGAGCTGGACGCAGACTCCTTCCAGAGCTTACACTCTCCATCCACCAAGTCCTCACAGCGGCGTGGGCGCAActgggtccaagtggaggaggTCGTACCTCCTCGACCCAGCTTGGAACCAAAGAACCTGCTCAGCTTGTTCGAAGAAACGGCTCTGGAGGGGGAACGATGA